The window AAGAAGTTAACTTCTATGATATTGTTTAGTGCATAGCCCCTGGCAAGGCCTTTAACCGAATTTGGTCGGGCTTCATATCCCGTATTCTCTAGCCCAAGAGGTTCAAAGATATGTGTGGTTAAATACGTGATATAATCTTCATTAGAAACATGCTCAATTATTTTTCCTAGCAAAATATAATTTGTATTGCTATAGTCAAATTCCTGTCCAGGCTCAAATAGTAGCGATTTATCTTGATATGTTGATAGAATTTCCTCTGGGGATATATCACTCATGAAATATTTAATATAAGATGAAACGGAACCATAATAATTAGGTATACCCGACGTATGATTGAGGAGTTGGTGCACCGTAACCTCTTCCCAATTTTCATATTCTGGAAAAAATGCGGTTACCTTATCATCTAGATTAATCTTATTATTTTGATTTAACTTCATGATAGCTAATGCTGTAAACGTTTTAGAAATGGACCCAATGAGGAATTTTGTATCGGCTTCATTCTTTCTTTTACCCATGTATCGTTTTGAATAACTATAGCCCTCATGAAACAAAATGGTGTTATCCTTGGCAACTAAGATTGTTCCACTAAACTTATTGTTTGTCACATAGCCTTTCATCATCTTGTTTAATGTAATGCCTAATTCTGTTTTGTTTTGTTCGGTAAATGTGCTCACATACATATTATTACTTATTTGAAAAATACCTGCTATGAGTAGCATGACCAGAATGATAATCATAATTTTCTTTTTTTTGCTCATCTTAAATGAACCTCCCATTTATCTTTTTATGCTTGGTAACGCCATGCATTGTACCTGAATTTTTTTCAAAGATAAATGAGAAAGTGGGCTTAAAAAGCCCAAAAAAGGTGGTTGGGCATATAGTCCCATGGCTCAATGATACTGGATTGACGCGATCTTGTCAGTTTTTTAAAAGACATATTAATTCAAACCTGGAATTAATGTCTAATTTCTTATAAATATTATAAACATGGTTCTTGACTGTTTTTTCTGCTATAAATAATGTAGCGGCTATATCCTTATTGGTCTTACCACTTAATATCAAATCGATAATTTCTTTTTCTCTTTGGGTAATCTTATATTTCTCAACAAAACCATTATTTGAATACAGCATTTTATCAAGTGTCGATGAGAAAAAATACTGCCAGCCATATTTTATCAGTAGGATATTTAACGATATGTAAAATAAAGGAAGAGGGTTAAAATTATTTCTAGAGAATCTTAGTATGATAAATATAACGACAAAAACAGATATCAATATGCTGATTCTTAACCCTGCATTCTTTTGTGTATCGTTTAATGAATCTTTTTTTGAAACAAATAAAATGCAATGGATGGCTAGTAGAATGTATAACTGCCAATAAAAAAAACGATACCCCATCCAGAACATATGGGTAGGCATAAAAGCAGATATAAGAAGGAATACCATGGGCATAGCTGCAATAACATACATGAGCAAGCTGTAATAAATTGACGTTTTCTCGTAGATCAGCCTAATCACTAAGAGCATAATACCAAGGGTAATGAAGCCAATGGCGATTAATTCTACATATGTAATCACCCTATAACTCTCACCTAAATAACGTATAGCAAATAGCTGTGCAGTATGGCATACGACCATGACAAATGTTGCTAAATATGAAACCAAAAAATATTGAACATATTTATTGGTTGTTTTTTTATAACTCAATATGAGAATGATAAGTGTATTAAAGCTCGTTAGAATCGCGAATAAATAGTACAAAAACTCCATATGTGTATAGATTGTAACGTCCATGTGCATTGATGCCCCCTCGGTCCATGATGAATTATTGTCATGTTTTATGCTACACTAGTCAGCTGGCTTTATCAAGGATTACTTCATAGATTTCTCCTCTTGATAGAATAAACAAAAAAGCATGCTTTAGAAAACCGTTTAATTTTCTAAGCAATGCTTTTTATGGGATGATTAATCGTTATTGGAAATCATTTTGTCTAATCTCTTTTTTACAGAGGCTTAACTGGCATATAGATATCTACCAGATGCTTCTTTTCTGGATGGGTATTGGGATCGTTTCTGTAGACTTCAAAACATTCACCATCATTGGGTTGATAACCACTACCAGGCAGCCATTCTGCATAGACATAATTCCAAGCTTCCCCGTATTCACTGGCATCAATTTCAAAATGACCTATGGCGTATTTTCCTGAAGCGATGGTCATCTTTCCAATGTCACCGTCTACTTCTGTGTCTTCTGGAACAACCAAGCATATACTGGTTCTTTGCTTCTCTTCTTCTGTGATGTCTGGGTTATCATGGTAAATGGCTAAAAGCATCATGTCCTCATTAACCAATCCCCGTACTTGTGCCCATGTCATTAATTTACCAATGAGCTGTTGGTACATGGTGGCATTGTTCTTATAGGGTCCCATATGACGTACATAAATTAATGGCATCTCCTCAATGACTTTTACTTCTACATTTCCTTTTACTGACATGTTATTATACCTCCAATTGTTATTTGATACACTTTCATTATAGCTTGGAGGTACGCTGTGGTCTTTTCTATCCTTGCTATCTGGTTTGCTATTCTTGCTATCTACTTTGCTATTCTTGCTATAAGTTAACCTGTATTCTGTTGCACTCATGCCATAGAACTTTTTGAACGAACGAGAGAACATGGATGAGTTGGTAAAACCAAATTTTAAAGCTATATCTGTAATGGGTTTCTGAGGTTTATGGAGCAAGTAACTGGCAACCTTCTCTATGCGTACTCTGTTAATATACTTATACAGAGATTCATTCACAATACTCTTAAAAATACGATGAAAATGAAATTTAGAAAATCCGGACACTACAGCTAATTCTTCTAGTGTAAGGGAATCAGCTATGTGGTTTTGTATATAATCTTGCACATGGTTAATGCGTGAAATATATTCTTGACGTATTAATACATTATCCGTATTATGCTCCATAAAATCCCTCCTACAATAATTTATTTTATCCTAATGTTTACTACCTATCGTTTACCTACACCATGTGTCCTCGTTAGTATTGTTGTCGCAAACATGCTGTTATAATCACATTCTTTTTGGCTGTGCATAAACTATAGTGAATATATTCCCGTTACCATGTCAACAATCTTAAGAGTATCGGTTTAAACACAAACTCATACATAGTAAAGACTGTAATCCAAACTCTTGGAAGGTGTAGGATGATGAACTATTGCACATTAATTTGTGACATTAAAGAATCGAGAAAACTTAAGAATCGAGAAGCGGTACAATATCAAATCATCGACATGTTAAACAAAGCCAATACACGCTTTAAATCCGACATTATATCACCCTTTCTGATCACCATTGGTGATGAGTGGGAAGGTCTTCTTAAGCATCCATGTGACTATAGAAAGATACTCTCTTTCTTTCGTGAGTGTATGCCAGGAGTACGTTTTTATAGCGGTATTGGTATTGGTGATATTAGCATTCATAATTTTAAACTGCCTGTAAATCAATTAGATGGTCCCTCATTTCATATCGCACGACAGGCCATCAAATATGCAAAGATGCATGATTTACCCGTTGTTGTGCTATTTGACGACTGGAATAATCTTTAATGTATAGATCAGCAAACCACCTATTAAGGCAAATAAAAAACTAATCAATGTACCGATAATAAAATACTCTGCAAACACGTCTTTATCTAATTTTTTGAATCGGACAATGGTCTTTGTGGCTAATACAAACCCAACCATACTGGGTTGCCCGATGGCTACAACAAGCATGATAAACAAGCGTTCCATATACCCGATGAGTAGCCCACCATGTTTCATGCCTTTATCATATGATTCATTGTTCCCCTCTAATTGATCCAATGGTTCCAGTTCTTGATTATCTTCAAATAGCATCTTGATGAGTGTGCCTACAGCAAAAGTAGTGATAATGATGATGATGCATACCATTAGAAATTTGTCCATTGTATCGAGATTATTTGGGAAGCTTTTATATAATGTATGGATGGCGATTGTTATGACGTCTGCTCTAAAGCGAGCGGTTATCAGGATGATAAGCAGCACATGTAGAAATTGGTCTGCAATAAAAAGCGTCAGTCCTCTTAGTTTATCACGAAGTTTACCACGTGCCTTAAGTTCTGACTTGATCACATCAATCACCATATGACTTACAACAATCCCTAATGTAGTGATTATAAATATAGGGATTGGGTATTCCGTATAACCAAATAATAGGACATATAAAACGATTATAATGACCAGGTGTATGGTCATATGTCTGATGTTCCCTATCCATCTATCACGTTTCTCTTTGCTAAATCTTAACCCAATGACTTGGTCACTTTGAAAGACAAAGTCCCCAAGAAAATGGGCAACAACATAGAGCAATATTATTTTATTCATTGCATATTTCCTCTCTCAAGCGGATATATAACCCAATCATGGATTCAATCATATCATCGTTATTTTTTATCACAAAATAATGGGCGTCATTTAACTTCTGACTAATACTGGCTTTGGAAGTATTTTTATTGAACTTCATGATCTTGTTATAGCTGTTATGTTGTTTATACAGTGTAATGATATCTTGCTGTTTTGCTGTAATTTTACTCTTCAACACTTCGTTGTTTTCAACGAGATTGTTGATGATGTTCATGAGGGTAATGGGTGTTGTGTCATCAATACTGGTTGTTTCATCAATACGAGTTGCTGCAATCTCACTAAAGGTATCGTACCTATTATTAACCATAACCGGTTTTGCATTAAAGAAGACTCTATTCTTTT is drawn from Vallitalea pronyensis and contains these coding sequences:
- a CDS encoding serine hydrolase domain-containing protein; this translates as MSKKKKIMIIILVMLLIAGIFQISNNMYVSTFTEQNKTELGITLNKMMKGYVTNNKFSGTILVAKDNTILFHEGYSYSKRYMGKRKNEADTKFLIGSISKTFTALAIMKLNQNNKINLDDKVTAFFPEYENWEEVTVHQLLNHTSGIPNYYGSVSSYIKYFMSDISPEEILSTYQDKSLLFEPGQEFDYSNTNYILLGKIIEHVSNEDYITYLTTHIFEPLGLENTGYEARPNSVKGLARGYALNNIIEVNFFNLSNLYSAGGLYSTVKDLYTFCSALDHDMLFNDNSKVKTSSAYYGYGLSRSYMKDGSKVFYHTGGGPGITTGMYNIPDKDIEIIILGNNQQKITEDIRDDIYECLIRN
- a CDS encoding response regulator transcription factor, translating into MDVTIYTHMEFLYYLFAILTSFNTLIILILSYKKTTNKYVQYFLVSYLATFVMVVCHTAQLFAIRYLGESYRVITYVELIAIGFITLGIMLLVIRLIYEKTSIYYSLLMYVIAAMPMVFLLISAFMPTHMFWMGYRFFYWQLYILLAIHCILFVSKKDSLNDTQKNAGLRISILISVFVVIFIILRFSRNNFNPLPLFYISLNILLIKYGWQYFFSSTLDKMLYSNNGFVEKYKITQREKEIIDLILSGKTNKDIAATLFIAEKTVKNHVYNIYKKLDINSRFELICLLKN
- a CDS encoding AraC family transcriptional regulator — translated: MEHNTDNVLIRQEYISRINHVQDYIQNHIADSLTLEELAVVSGFSKFHFHRIFKSIVNESLYKYINRVRIEKVASYLLHKPQKPITDIALKFGFTNSSMFSRSFKKFYGMSATEYRLTYSKNSKVDSKNSKPDSKDRKDHSVPPSYNESVSNNNWRYNNMSVKGNVEVKVIEEMPLIYVRHMGPYKNNATMYQQLIGKLMTWAQVRGLVNEDMMLLAIYHDNPDITEEEKQRTSICLVVPEDTEVDGDIGKMTIASGKYAIGHFEIDASEYGEAWNYVYAEWLPGSGYQPNDGECFEVYRNDPNTHPEKKHLVDIYMPVKPL
- a CDS encoding SatD family protein, which translates into the protein MMNYCTLICDIKESRKLKNREAVQYQIIDMLNKANTRFKSDIISPFLITIGDEWEGLLKHPCDYRKILSFFRECMPGVRFYSGIGIGDISIHNFKLPVNQLDGPSFHIARQAIKYAKMHDLPVVVLFDDWNNL
- a CDS encoding DUF3307 domain-containing protein — translated: MNKIILLYVVAHFLGDFVFQSDQVIGLRFSKEKRDRWIGNIRHMTIHLVIIIVLYVLLFGYTEYPIPIFIITTLGIVVSHMVIDVIKSELKARGKLRDKLRGLTLFIADQFLHVLLIILITARFRADVITIAIHTLYKSFPNNLDTMDKFLMVCIIIIITTFAVGTLIKMLFEDNQELEPLDQLEGNNESYDKGMKHGGLLIGYMERLFIMLVVAIGQPSMVGFVLATKTIVRFKKLDKDVFAEYFIIGTLISFLFALIGGLLIYTLKIIPVVK
- a CDS encoding SatD family protein; amino-acid sequence: MIYSVINIDMVNSRKLSQRLTIQDELLEMVDDFNKEYTSLLLSPMTLTLGDEWQAVLKKPEKTYFIIDQLQQVFKKAHINIYAGVGIGEISTAIYSDTRKMDGECFILAREAIKIVKNKNVFYNDYIHSKKNRVFFNAKPVMVNNRYDTFSEIAATRIDETTSIDDTTPITLMNIINNLVENNEVLKSKITAKQQDIITLYKQHNSYNKIMKFNKNTSKASISQKLNDAHYFVIKNNDDMIESMIGLYIRLREEICNE